The Oryza glaberrima chromosome 9, OglaRS2, whole genome shotgun sequence genome includes a window with the following:
- the LOC127785320 gene encoding uncharacterized protein LOC127785320, translating to MGLLVLKRLMSVQQERRHIQARNFFIASVAKRKGSVCLQLANSEGGKIMGYSGLNLPEDIWSHIHSLMPLRDAARAACVSRAFRSFWRYHPNLIFRIETPDLNFIKKVDCILKNHSGIGIKSLRFESGIFYNASTSYYLDSWLQIAVTPSIEELTLEILSYNTNYFDSKYDDEYNFPCSLLSDGRGSSMRHLYLSRCSFHPTINLELRNLTRLHLAFVHITGNELGCVLSNSYALERLELNYCYGIICVKIPCLLQRLSHLEVFECRMLQVIENSAPNLGSFHFGINHVQLLLGESLQMKSLSMCYPGAVYYACAELPSNVPNLETLTIGSPHEMVDTPMLPSKFLHLKCLTISLVGMVTFSPAYDYFSLVSFLDASPSLETFFLDVSQERMGHVSIFGDSLQLRQMPEHHRHGNLQSVKITGFCSAKSLIELTCYILDNTTSLKCLTLDTTRGVSSCSTGEHNKCFPIGKMLTEANRAVLAIETFIERKVPSTVKLAVTKPCSRCHVKS from the exons ATGGGGTTGCTGGTCCTCAAGCGGCTCATGTCCGTGCAACAGGAGCGGCGGCATATCCAAGCCCGTA ATTTTTTTATTGCTTCAGTGGCTAAAAGAAAGGGCTCAGTCTGTCTACAACTTGCAAATTCTGAAGGCGGCAAAATAATGGGATATTCAGGGTTGAACCTTCCAGAG GACATCTGGAGTCATATACACTCCCTAATGCCATTACGGGATGCTGCTCGTGCTGCATGCGTGTCTCGTGCTTTTCGTAGTTTCTGGCGATACCATCCTAATCTTATATTTCGTATAGAAACACCGGACTTGAATTTCATCAAGAAAGTTGATTGCATTCTGAAAAACCACTCAGGCATTGGCATCAAATCATTAAGGTTTGAATCTGGTATATTTTACAATGCCAGCACCAGTTATTATCTCGACAGTTGGCTTCAGATTGCTGTTACACCATCGATTGAAGAACTCACTCTTGAGATATTATCGTACAACACAAATTACTTTGATTCAAAATATGATGATGAGTACAACTTCCCGTGCTCACTTTTATCTGATGGGAGAGGAAGCTCAATGCGGCATCTTTATCTTAGCAGGTGTTCTTTCCATCCCACAATCAACCTTGAATTAAGAAACTTGACGAGGCTGCATCTGGCCTTTGTACATATTACAGGCAATGAGTTAGGGTGCGTTCTCTCTAATTCTTATGCTTTGGAGCGGTTGGAACTTAACTATTGCTATGGAATAATTTGTGTGAAGATACCTTGCCTGTTGCAACGCCTTAGCCACCTGGAAGTGTTTGAATGTAGAATGCTGCAAGTCATAGAGAATAGTGCTCCAAATCTTGGTAGTTTTCACTTTGGAATTAATCATGTGCAACTCTTGCTTGGCGAATCGTTGCAAATGAAGAGCCTATCCATGTGCTATCCTGGTGCTGTCTATTATGCTTGTGCAGAGCTTCCATCCAATGTGCCAAATCTTGAAACTCTAACCATTGGCTCTCCTCATGAG ATGGTCGACACACCAATGTTGCCTAGCAAATTCCTCCACCTCAAGTGCTTGACTATTTCTCTTGTTGGAATGGTCACTTTTTCCCCAGCCTATGATTATTTTTCTCTGGTTTCTTTTCTTGATGCTTCTCCTTCCTTGGAGACTTTCTTTCTGGAT GTATCACAAGAACGCATGGGGCATGTCTCAATTTTTGGAGATTCCTTGCAATTGAGGCAGATGCCTGAACACCATCGTCATGGCAACCTCCAGAGCGTGAAGATCACTGGTTTCTGCTCTGCAAAGAGCTTGATCGAGCTAACATGTTATATTCTTGACAATACAACCTCACTCAAGTGCCTAACACTAGATACAACCCGTGGTGTTTCTAGCTGTTCTACAGGCGAACACAATAAATGTTTTCCTATAGGCAAGATGCTCACTGAAGCCAACAGAGCGGTATTGGCAATTGAAACATTCATCGAGCGAAAAGTTCCCTCGACAGTTAAATTAGCTGTTACGAAGCCTTGCAGCCGTTGTCATGTTAAATCTTAG
- the LOC127784580 gene encoding LOW QUALITY PROTEIN: meiosis-specific protein PAIR2-like (The sequence of the model RefSeq protein was modified relative to this genomic sequence to represent the inferred CDS: deleted 2 bases in 1 codon; substituted 2 bases at 2 genomic stop codons) produces MVMAQKTKEAEITEQDSLLLTRNLLRIAIYNISYIRGLFPEKYFNDKSVPALEMKIKKLMPMDAESRRLIDWMEKGKYVLFYVLNLFNFPICSFNPFLXXILGVYDALQKKYLKTLLFCICEKEEGPMIEEYAFSFSYPNTSGDEVAMNLSRTGSKKNSATFKSNAAEVTPDQMRSSACKMIRTLVSLMRTLDQMPEERTILMKLLYYDDVTPEDYEPPFFKCCADNEAINIWNKNPLKMEVGNVNSKHLVLALKVKSVLDPCDDNNVNSEDDNMSLDNESDQDNDFSDTEVRPSEAERYIVAPNDGTCKGQNGTISEDDTQDPAHEEELTAQVREWICSRDTESLEVSDVLVNFPDISMEMVEDIMERLLKDGLLSRAKKDSYSVNKIADPTTPHIKKEVIMQNVSPTEGTKNSNGDLMYMKALYHALPMDYVSVGKLHGKLDGEASQNMVRKLIEKMVQDGYVKNSANRRLGKAVIHSEVTNRKLLEIKKILEVDIAEQMAIDTNAEPGEPERKDHLSGHEMRDGSTMGCLQSVGSDLTRTRELPEPQQNVSMQSGQEASTVDKDPSRTPTSVREQASVCSLESGVLGQKVRKSLAGAGGTQCSQDKRFRKASTVKEPILQYGRRHRYFPAHRAALAAALSRFRSKLLDLRRALRHPSSAARSRLWCPFCSADLVDLDSRFACSNAIYHLASQDHLNGVKAFLQKHGGGMDQVGSFRISEDELAKWEKCCESSSTEQETSTEGLIGPSLGPLKDIRNKSTSKHLDNFAETYIPSSSNTASNVVMPLQSPTNGAYYPNSTACQGSSSFGSILYSAPFETFGVPIIPCGSVALHEQQVMLGTDLFQSAGTKMKGGQLTILGNGPNSSVSCSVHVQQRNSGGNSSQGLKANVHTGAPPPWLEASERDQENESLSGYARPSSRKGKSGKLNPKRVGAAWAERRRAEMEMEKRGELVPETSDSSWLPNFGGVWQSGTRKESRKEFEKNHKPHEEKSNKLSLEMKPYISKRMRVGSNKDEQSVNRSTWLPDDL; encoded by the exons ATG GTGATGGCTCAGAAGACGAAGGAGGCGGAGATCACGGAGCAGGATTCGCTGCTtctg ACAAGGAATTTGCTCCGCATTGCTATATACAACATCAGCTACATCAGAGGTCTATTCCCTGAGAAGTACTTCAATGATAAGTCGGTTCCGGCACTAG AGATGAAGATTAAGAAGCTAATGCCCATGGATGCTGAGTCGAGGAGGTTGATTGATTGGATGGAAAAAGGT AAATATGTCCTGTTTTACGTGTTAAatctttttaattttccaaTTTGTTCATTTAATCcatttttgtgataaattttagGTGTCTATGATGCACTACAGAAGAAATATCTCAAGACCCTTCTCTTCTGCATCTGTGAGAAGGAGGAAGGCCCAATGATTGAGGAGTATGCAT TCTCATTTAGCTACCCCAACACGAGCGGTGATGAAGTTGCAATGAACTTGAGCCGCACAGGGAGCAAGAAAAACAGTGCTACATTTAAATCAAATGCAGCAGAAGTCACTCCTGATCAGATGAG GAGCTCTGCTTGTAAGATGATAAGAACACTGGTTTCACTTATGAGGACCTTGGACCAAATGCCAGAGGAG AGGACCATTCTAATGAAGCTGCTATACTACGATGATGTCACA CCTGAAGATTACGAGCCACCCTTTTTTAAGTGTTGCGCTGACAACGAGGCCATAAATATATGGAACAAGAACCCCTTGAAGATGGAAGTTGGAAATGTCAATAGCAAGCATCTCGTGTTAGCTTTGAAG GTCAAGAGTGTCCTTGACCCTTGTGATGATAACAATGTCAACAGTGAAGATGATAATATGAGCTTGGATAATGAATCTGACCAAGATAATGATTTTTCTGACACTGAG GTTCGCCCATCTGAAGCAGAGCGTTACATTGTTGCTCCAAATG ATGGGACTTGCAAAGGTCAAAATGGTACAATCTCAGAAG ATGATACTCAAGATCCTGCTCATGAGGAAGAGCTAACAGCTCAAGTAAGAGAGTGGATATGCTCAAGAGACACTGAAAGTCTTGAGGTTTCAGATGTCCTTGTTAATTTCCCCGACATATCAATG GAAATGGTTGAAG ATATTATGGAGAGGCTACTTAAAGATGGTTTACTATCCAGAGCAAAAAAGGATAGTTATTCTGTTAATAAG ATTGCTGATCCTACAACACCACACATAAAGAAAGAGGTCATCATGCAAAATGTCTCACCTACTGAAGGAACTAAAAATAGCAATGGTGATCTGATGTATATGAAG GCACTGTACCATGCACTTCCAATGGATTATGTGTCAGTAGGCAAACTTCATGGCAAGCTAGATGGGGAGGCCAGCCAGAACATGGTTCGTAAGTTAATTGAAAAAATGGTGCAAGACGGATATGTCAAGAATTCAGCCAACCGAAGACTAG GCAAAGCTGTCATTCATTCTGAAGTCACCAACAGAAAGCTCCTTGAGATAAAAAAGATTCTGGAAGTCGATATAGCCGAACAAATG GCCATTGATACCAATGCAGAACCTGGTGAGCCTGAGCGCAAAGACCACCTGAGTG GCCATGAAATGAGAGATGGATCGACGATGGGTTGCCTCCAGTCCGTCGGATCTGACCTCACCCGCACCCGGGAGCTTCCGGAGCCGCAGCAGAACGTGTCCATGCAGAGCGGGCAGGAAGCTTCCACGGTGGATAAGGATCCAAGCAGGACTCCTACAAGCGTGCGCGAG CAGGCGTCCGTTTGTTCCCTGGAGAGTGGGGTTCTCGGGCAGAAGGTCAGAAAGTCTTTGGCTGGTGCTGGCGGGACGCAGTGCTCGCAGGACAAGCGATTCAGGAAGGCCAGCACG GTGAAGGAGCCGATCCTCCAGTAC ggccgccgccaccgctactTCCccgcccaccgcgccgccctcgccgccgcgctctcccgCTTCCGCTCCAAGCTCCTCGACCTGCGCCGCGCGCTCCGCCACCCGTCCTCCGCGGCCCGCTCCCGCCTCTGGTGCCCCTTCTGCTCCGCCGACCTCGTCGACCTCGACAGCCGCTTCGCTTG TAGCAATGCTATTTATCATCTCGCAAGCCAGGATCACCTAAATGGCGTGAAGGCTTTCCTGCAAAAGCATGGTGGTGGGATGGATCAGGTGGGTTCGTTTAGGATTTCGGAGGATGAGCTTGCTAAG TGGGAGAAGTGCTGCGAGTCTTCGAGTACAGAACAAGAGACGTCGACCGAAGGGTTGATTGGACCATCTCTGGGGCCACTGAAAGATATCCGAAATAAATCTACCTCTAAACATTTGGATAATTTTGCAGAAACTTACATCCCGTCTTCTAGTAATACTGCATCTAATGTTGTTATGCCTTTACAAAGTCCTACTAATGGGGCATACTACCCCAATAGTACAGCATGCCAGGGATCTTCCTCCTTTGGAAGTATTCTGTATTCTGCTCCATTTGAGACTTTCGGAGTGCCCATCATACCTTGTGGATCGGTTGCATTACATGAACAACAGGTTATGCTGGGTACAGACTTGTTTCAAAGTGCAGGCACAAAAATGAAAG GTGGTCAACTTACTATCCTCGGAAATGGACCAAATTCATCGGTTTCTTGTTCTGTTCAT GTCCAACAGAGAAACTCTGGTGGAAATTCCAGTCAGG GCTTGAAAGCAAATGTGCACACGGGTGCTCCTCCTCCCTGGTTAGAAGCTAGCGAGCGTGATCAGGAGAATGAGTCACTTAGTGGTTATGCTCGTCCATCCTCTCGGAAAGGAAAATCTGGAAAGCTTAACCCAAAGCGTGTAGGAGCTGCATGGGCAGAGAGGAGAAGAGCAGAAATGGAGATGGAAAAACGAGGTGAACTTGTTCCAGAAACATCTGATTCTAGTTGGCTCCCTAACTTTGGTGGTGTCTGGCAATCTGGTACAAGAAAGGAATCAAGGAAAGAGTTTGAGAAAAACCATAAGCCTCACGAAGAGAAGAGCAACAAGTTGTCCCTTGAGATGAAACCATATATAAGCAAACGGATG CGCGTAGGTTCCAATAAAGATGAACAGTCAGTGAACAGATCTACATGGTTGCCAGATGATTTGTG A